In the genome of Ctenopharyngodon idella isolate HZGC_01 chromosome 16, HZGC01, whole genome shotgun sequence, the window GGGCTTGTGCATGACATTGTAtgatcctgttcaaaagttcttTGTCTATATACAattttggaaaaagaaaaaaaaaagctaaattgtGACTGTGTATCAGTAGATATACTGGAAAAGAAACCTTTTTTCTATCTATCCAAGTAAATCCTTATTAGATGTTCATATCCGCTCACACTGCAGCGGATCTCTCATCCATACTAGTGGTCTGTGAGTAAACAGATCCCGTGGCCTGCATAATATAACTCTTCATGAATTGCAATCTACTGAAGGGTGTCCTGTACAGGAGTCTGAAAAGATGCCTCCTAAATTTTTCTCCCACAAACACATAGAGAATTGGATTCAGGCAGCTGTGTGAGTAAGCTAAAACTTCTGTGATTTGCAGACTTAAATTGATTGCCTTACTGCTGTCACAGGATACAGGTATGTATCCTTTTAGCTCCAAGGCTTTCACAAAAGCTGTAAGATTGTATGGAGCCCAACAGCAGAAGAAGACCACCATTACCACAATAACTAGACGCATGGCCTGCCTCCTGGAAGAGCGAACTGTCAGGAGTCTCTTCAGAATCATTGAGTAACAAAATCCAATCACAATAAGTGGGATAATTAAACCAATGGCATTCATTTTAAAGATACAATTTATCTTTGAAGAATGATAAGAAGATTGATCATTTGTTGGATAATGTGTACAAAAAGAATGATTATTTAAGTCTGTGGTTTTGAGGTACTTCAACTCAGGAAAGGATGCAAAAACAGCAATGATCCATATGACCATACTGGCTAAGATCCCATATGTCCTTGTTCTGACTCTCAAGGCAAACACAGCATGAACTACAGCTAAGTATCGATCAACACTCATCAGTACAATAAAGAATATCCCACTGTAGAATCCAATGTAGTAGACACTGAGGACCATAGTGCACATGACATTTCCAAAGATCCACTGGTCTCTGGCATAGTGTGCCAGGAAGGGAAGAGAGGAGACCAGCAGCAGGTCAGCTATAGCCAGGTTCAAGAGACAGATGTCAGTCATGCTTCTCATCTTCACACCCAACAAGACCACCCAGATCACAAGTGTGTTACCCAGAAAGCCCACCACAAAAAACAGGGAGTATAACACAGGGATGAAGATAGCTCCATGTTTTCCATAAACACAGGAATGTGAATCCAAGTTTTCATTATTATAGTAGTCAGAATAGTCATATGGCACATCAGTATATGGCTCCTCAGCACTTTGTCCATTCACACTTGAACTTGaacaagggggaaaaaaacaaacaaatctatAAGCAAAGCAGAGCTCATCCTTCAATTGTGACTATATGTGATATGGACTCACTTGGATGATGCATGATCATTTAGATCAAGGGTGCTGTTGGTCACCATCTCAGTCCATTGAGGCTGTGCAGTGGTCCTGTTCATGTGAAagagaagaggaaaagaaaCTTTTTACACAATATCTTCaataaacatatattaatatcACATATAACAACAACTAATATCAGCTATTATCAACTACCATCagctgaatcaacattgaactgacttgagcttGAGCTTGAGCTGacacagtaacactttacaataaggttcattagttaactacattagttaacatgaactatgaactgcacttctacagcatttattaatctttgttaatgttaatttcaacatttactaatacattattaaaatcgtgttaacattaattaatgcactgtgaactaacatgaacaaacaatgaacaactgtattttcattaactaatgttaacgaagattagtaaatacagtaacaaatgtattgctcatggttagttcatgttagttattacaataactaatgttaaactaatgaaccttattgtgttACCAATTTGGTACCTAAGTGTTACTAATTACACTTATCTTCTGTAGAGTTGCTTTGTAGTTTAATTGAGTTTGCTTCATAATTTATGAGCATTGCAACATTTACACTGATATTCAACTAAATTGAATCAATAATGAACTAAATTGAGCTGAAATTGTGTTCCTGGGGGTCCCCACCCTGGTTAAAGTCGCTTTCCTGGGGATTTCCCTCAGTTAATTTCACATTCTTTGGGGACCATTCACACCATACAAATTCATACTCAATCAATAATGTGAGAATTTCATAAAGAAATCTATTGGTTTTAAAAACTGAATAACATGTGTAGCCTATTCATAGAGTGTTTTATGTCATTTCCATTTTCTCCACTGTCCTATTTTGAACAGTTCTTTTACTGTTGTTTGAACTACATTGAGAGATGAAGTTTGGTCTTACCTCAGCAAGGCAGCTGTAGAATTCATATTCAGGGAACCAGAGGTGTTCTTACTGTGTTAGACAAACGGAAACAGAGAATATTAGCATATAATGCTGCTAATAGATCATCTTTAAGGCATTAGTACAAATGTATTCGCAAACAATGTGTGGCTGCACTAGCTTTGGAAGACAAATTggaaaaaacatatttacatgttttattttattttggataaTCATTTGGACGATGATGTGAGGCCTTATGTGACAGtagaattaaatttaaataagtaGTAAAATACTTTACTCGGTAACACTtaaggccagatttactaaaaagGATGAATTAGCATGAGAACGCAATCCCATAAAATTGTTGATGGGTGTTGAAATTTCTGTGGGTGATTTACTGACAATGCATATATTAAAGAACACGGATGCAGCCAGTTCATTTCTATAATGACCAACGCAGTCTTTCAAGAGCAGGCAAATTCATGTAGGGACACAAACAAGCAGAGCAAATGATAATCAGGTGCATGTGATCTACTAACTACATTAGATACATGCTTTTTACAACTTAATACATGCTTTGGGggggcgttaaataatggcgcaaataccagtaaattgattAGCATTTAGTCTACCTTGGTAGACTAAATCAtgttgcatgattcatttaaatactctcctctcATAAATATTGCATCTGAAatggaaactcctacaaatgtaATAAGGTCAGCCCAAAATAACTGTGCAGTAAATCCTGTAGTTTTTTAATtgcaaaagagggtttgcgtcGGCGCAAACTGTTGGTAAATATGGCCCTTAGGGgccatattatatataataaagctAACTTgaaataacaatgaacaatttttacagaatgtattcattttaatgtgaatttctatgtatattaatacatttttacatcacAAGTTGTATAcattaaaatcaatattttatgaTGATTAACagaaattaacaatgaacaatacataAATTACTATTATCCTATAGTGTAATAAATGCTGTggaaaaaagttaaaagttaattattagtTTATGGTACCTAATGCATTAATGGTAACACATTGAAATTTATTCTAAAACATTACCCTATACTGTTTACAGTAGTATTACTGTACTGCTGATTATAATCATAGTCATCAAAAGAAGAACATGAATAAGAACGTTTAACTTGTtggcatctttttttttttgataagtGGGCACgctttaataaattcatttgtacagcacttaaatatatattgcacttaaatatataatatatgctgAAGctgtattttacagtgtccttgctACATATGTTatatgtagttactatagtaataactataaattatgcatatttaCATGCTAAACCAAAACAAACCCTAATCCCCTAGAGTAAGTACGTGCAGTTAATATTAAAGTTGTTATTAAACAACATGCCTTAAAACCCCCAGTGAGAAGCTAACGGTGACAAGTGGCAGTGGCAAGTCTACCTCTTCAgacaaatatttacaaaacataGATTATTGTTAATTTGAACCACATAGTATTGATGATAATGGATAATATTGACTAATTTCTTgcttaattaaataattaatatgttattaactaatttgtatttaatagttttatttaatataaaaaagtctgcattttgaaaattttaaatatcaaagtTATCCAACCACTTTAATGAATAAAGTCTATGAATAATTGATTATCATAAAAATTTCACATACCTATGAGCATTATGAGCATCGATCTGTGGTGCAAACCACCTGTGACATTCAGACTTattctgtgacatttaatgttttcaacAGCTGGTTTACCAACCTTAAAAAAAGGTGTGAAACCATAACCCTTTCTACCATTTCAAACTCATAGGACAGGTTTGCAATGAAAGTGGGGGCTAGGACTTTACCAACAAATGAACATAAAGCGAATGTTTGtgcatattattttaaaaagaggtcaaataaaaaaatgtgcttGCCAGGAATACTCACAAATGTGATAACTGGTGTTGCCCTCTGACCTTCCGAGCAAAGAAGGGAAGTTGAGATGAGAGATAAGATCGTATCATATGAGATCGGTTAAAAAAACATGatctattatagtttttttttttctcagggtATTGGTTTGACACTTCCTCTGTATAGGTAAACTGGGGTATAGGGGCTTTGCAGATTGCAGAACTAGTTTCATATTGGCTGCAATAGCAATGACCCGATTGGCTCCCACCATGTTTCGACTAGTCTAGAGGAAATTACATCACTATAcatctgttctgtttttttttttgtttttttatgtgaaaagaaaaaacaatggtGCAGCACTGCAAAATAAATTTCATAGTGTTTTAATGGctcgaaaaaagaaaaaagaaaaagaagaaaaaaatcctaTGCTAATAAACAGCCAGTAAAAAAACATACTCAGCATTGCACAGGTAGTAAGAACAGCTGAGCAATAGTGTTAGAATGTGGTTTTACACACTCCACACACAACCAACCACTTAAAAGTGCTTTTAAAAGGGATGTCAAATACTCTATATAAACAGATGCACCTTAACTTCTGTATTAAGATAAGTGTTTTATCATTACACAACATAAAGTTTGAGATCTACACCATCTCAATTAGTAACAcactaaaacagaaaacatgaaacCGATTGAGGGGATGAAAGTCTTTTGCGGGTTCTTGTTTGCCTTGCAAGCGTTTAACTCAAAGTTAGTTCAGCACACTTTTCTGGTTCTACAGTCTTTTCACTGTGTGGCAGAATGTGTGCTTATAGGCTCAATAGTAAgcatatgtaaaaatgtaaagtgtaacaatattttttacattttctgaagaaacattaaagttaaaataGTGCTTGCTTGTATATACAAAAACCtctgctagggtgttctggtcgGTTGCAGGTGGTTCTTTACAGGTCTAAAAGAGCCCATCCTCAAGTCTCATATTTTATTTGTCTGTAGATATGACTAAATATGACTCCCACCTTCAACACAATGTTTTGGCCTGTTTAATCAtccacaaagcaaaaattgtAAGCCTGATCACTTCAGGAGAAAAAAAGCTCTACTCAACAAGCCACATGATTTGAGTTTATACGTTTATATTGCTCAAGTCACATGCCAAAATGTAATACTTAGGGTAAGGGTTTTGTTTAAATCACTAACCCCAAGTACGAACAAAAGTAATAGtgatattatataaatatgttttaaaagtcTCAAGAACTTGAACATTTCTGTGCATCTCACAACTTAGTGAACTAGCTGTTGCACAGGAAACATTCAAGTCCTTTTTGTACTGTGATAGTTACCTAGCTATTCTTTCCCCTTCCTTTTTTTCCGATCAGCGTGGTCTTTTTGTTTAGTGAACAacccattaaaataaaaacaaacaaaaaagataaGTGGAATTAAAACACAAgacaaaatgcagtaaaatagaaaaaatgtaataaaatcaaatcaaaaagaTAATTTGTCAAGTCAAGAaaatttttaaactttattagtCTTGAACACTGAAATTGtaatacatttctgtttttCACACTAAAATGTAACAGAAGAAATGCCAAAATTCAATGTAAAGTggtttaaagtcatcatgaaatcaaaatggacaattcttttttttttctttttttttttctttttttatggaatattgccgtatttattataaatgatttatacgtgcacatcattttttctTATTCATGGGctctcgtaatctttaatcaaaataactgacatctcttctcttctgatGACGTGTTCACTGGCGCAAGAGAGGGACAAGCTTGTCACTTACATGAGGTCACAGCAATAGCAAGTGACAATGATCAAACGaaccaatcaattcccaatagaaaaaaataaagtccCGTCCTATATTGGCATACTCTGGCGTGATGCAACTGTGTTCCCCTCGCACACATAGGTTACTATATATGCATAACAAACTGTATATATGTAGTTTACATGATAAAAGTAATCTTAAAGTTAAGATATACCTCtacttttaatcatttaaacagGCTTTTTGAGGTTTAGGCACAAAACTCAAGgcaataatttgtttttgtgtattttatttattttttcacagtgCTGAAAGTTATATGGTAACTGTGCAAAACAGAACACCTCACTTGTGACTATATTATTTTATGGTGAAATTTTTGTTAACTCAGGTGTATTTTGACCAAGAACAATGTTCTGTGGCTTTAATTCAGTGTGAGCAgtgcagcaaaaatagactcaGCGCCAAAATGATAGCTTCACTGCCACTTCTGCTCTGCTCCTGCTACGCGCTAATGTGCCTTGGCATGCAGTGTGAATGCCCTAATCTGTTAACATATACGCCAAAAATAATTATGCACTGCTTCCGCTCTGTGGAAAGGATGGAGTGCGGGGAGACAGGACAGATAAAGAACCTGAGGGACTCGAACCAAGGTCACCTAAGGCACAGCTGCTCCATTTGTTGAAGCACTGCCCACAAGGCTACTGATCTGACATCCATGGAAATCCTTGACAAGACAGGATCAGAGATAATTACAGTCCACAGAAGAGTTCATGGTGACTGGTGGTCTGGCTTGAACAATCACAAAACTAGAAACACAGAAACAACATTGGTACTATTGTCTGCTGGAGGGCTTGTGGAATGGGTTACCACAGCCTCGCTGCTGAGTGGTTTTCGTttgtatagctttgttttgaatctctattTACTATAATTCCTTGTTGTTTATATTGCTAAATATAACTTACTCATCACCATATACAGTTCTATCACATTAATCTGACAACCGTGGTAAGCTGGAATCAGTCAACAAACATGGTGAGTTAGGGTGACCACCATCAAACAAACCAAATGTGGGATGATTACTAAGTTTGTGTGGGACAATGTGGGACATGTTACCAACACTAAAACACAACCTGAAGCTGTTATATAATGtctaacttaataaaaacatttgtattctgcCTGTCAGCtgataaaaatactttattttttagtcCCTTCTGAAAACACCATTACATCACAATGTAACATAACAtgtctttattttacatgtCATTTAAATTCAACATCACTGAGCCCAAAGGCAGCAGGCATCATGCAGATAACTATTTTTGAATAAGGTGATCAGATTTCTGAAATGGGACATTTCCTATTTGAGTGGTCAAAATATCACcaaaatctcatttgttattatctatttattaaaaataaattttttaatgtttttgtttttaattgttgtggGTTCCTTATAGgctattattacattaataattatgatttagttttattattaggatttttcctctggttttaatacaattcaccaaaaaCACTTTTACACGATTAATAGTAACCACTGTAAaagcagttcaaaacaatatgccTATTATAACATTAGTAtgactttacaaaagcacattacattacaaaaataaaacaacataaatataagaagataaatataaaacagcatttaacaaatattttttaacatttttgaatttaatattttaattttcacatgctgtttttagctactgtatacagaagttacaacttttaactatttttaactattattttgcattttagactCATTTTAAGTACGAAGTacgtgtattattttattttattttttatttattcatatctgAGTGTACCTTCACCACGTAGTTAAGACGTGTGTGTGGAAATTGCTGCGTTGTGACTGCGGAACTTTGGTGGACgtttaaaattgtgcaaaacaaCCTCGTACCCTGTTGAGGCCctgttataaaacatacaaaccgtattactttaatttaacatgaatagttaGTATATTACTACCTTGAAACCGATAACagtggctgcgtccgaaaccgcctactcaatgagtaggtacttaatttCAATAAGTACTTACTTAACGAGCGCTAAAAGAGTAGGTACTTAATAGCCAAATCTCGTTGAGTATGAATGAGATCCGAAAATAATCCGCCATGTTGacgttatcatgtgacctacgacGTTATCACAAGCGcaacaacttaaaagatatgagtgacaggtttaatTCATCTATCTGTAAATATCTTGATATTGATCACACTTTGTGgtcttgttgaagaaacagctgccagtaattttgtaattgtagtacaactaatatattttgggttaaagttcttatatttttataatgtgagtttattttttgttgaatatgttgttaatttctttattttatgtgcaaaaatgttcatccacaagcaaaagtggcatacatttcatttgttttccttttttttcttgttgaattagCTTTAGTTTCATCCCTCAGgcttataattaataaatacttttatgcaTTATGATGTATTCAGAATATTTAACCTTATCATCATGCTTTATGTCCGTGTATATAATCTCAAACTATGATgtttacaaacacatttttgttttttgtcattattattgtttattgttacctAGTTCGGTTTTCTTCAGTGTTAGCAATGTCTGAAGCCAAAGAAGATATCAGCAGCTGCTCGAAGATCTCGCCTTTGGAGAAGACTGATTTTATactcaaaaaaatgtaagtataacTACTTAAAATTAAGATTACCCCAGAATTCACTGCTTTGCTAGCCCACCCCAACACTTACACACaatgatattaataaatgctgaccaatacttcattatattacttttcattttacttctttagtaaaacaagcaaaacgTAATGTTTTGTCATATGACATAGCTATGCATGAATACACACTAGACAAATACAGCTGATGTGAATACATCTCAATTTACAGTCAATTCATGCAATAATTCAttgcttaataaaatatataaatttactgataataatagcataattaataaaaaaaaagaattaataaaagtaataatgacaataaataaatgcatatacaagtcaacaacacatgaaacaaagctttattcaaatttattgaTCTAACAATCACGTATTTACAATCCTACTGCCATCTCAACACAGCTGTGCCAATTCTGCATCTTTATTCTGATGAAGCAGCTGATGAACACCTTCATCCATCATGTCCCTCACTGCTGCTCTTCTCAGTGGGGACATCGTTGatccagaggatgaggaagatgatgttGATGGACCCCTGAACCCCACAACCTTGAAGCAAGAGTGGGAGAAGATGTGCAGGACAATCTGGCTGCTGCTGTGTCTGCTGCAAACATTCATGTGCTCTCCATCAGCATGactaaataaacagattaaaacattttacaaatcaTTAATGTCCGCATTCTGTTTCTtgccatatttcatttaatattttttacaataactTGCTAATTTTTGTTGTAGCTTCATTACTTTTGTGGTGTGGTGGGCTAAACCACTGAGCTGGTCAGCAGAAGGTTGCTGGTTCAATCTCTGCAGCATCACCTCCAGTGTGTCCTTGATCAAgtcacttgacatttgacatttgatattcaacagtgctttgcatctgcctacattgacagcattttgtttaagagctgctgtgcagccaaaattatataccatttatcctgtaaagctgctttgacacaatctgcattgtaaaaagcgctatataaataaaggtgacttgacttgacttgaggaGTGATGGACCGTCTCGTCCATGGCTCTACACCATTTCCAGGACCTGCTGTGGCTCTCCATCCTCAGTGCTCACACCAGTCTGAGGACATTTCACATCCTACAATAATgcacaaatataatacaaaagcaGTCATCACCGGATAAACACACGTGTGATCATCTGTCCCTGTAACATCCAGACAAGATTCAAGTTTCCTCTGAGATTTATGTGCTCAATACTACATTTACATGTTGATGATGTGTTAACTCTCTTTTTATCCAATACAAATGTTCCTTAATTTACCAACAGTactaatgaacaaataaaatagattaaacttatgtttattttatgtagatttatttatttacgttattttcattcatgtaatgTAAGCAGTGTTGACAACAGTGAATTCTACATAATAGCACACATACCTCACTCATACTTAATCCATCACTCATAAGCCATAATACTTAAAGAAGAtgttcctgtcagatgttaaataaacatttaataagcaCCTTTAAGATGTGGTTTAGAATATGTAAATCCACTTCGGAGAATTAAGTTATGTGTGTTTACTAGAGCTCCCCTGTTATCATAATAAAtcgtgtttttactgtaaaatcacAACTATAGTGTCTAGCATCTTTACACATTCAGCGGTTTactctacagtagttcaacaaaTGCTATTTTATTACAAGGAACCGTGTTTTTAGTTTTCAATACTCACATTTGAAAGCATCCGCGCCGCTTTTCTCCTGCGTGTTCAATTATGAcgtatcctctcccgtggcctcctgGGATAGAAAAGTATCGATCGAGGAACACTTCAGAATCTGGGCGGAAGCAGTAGGCCATCCGGGAACTTCTCGACTACTCATTTATGATTACTGAGGTTTCTGACATACTTAATTGCTCGCCTACTGCTTTTTCCCTattatatagtagagaagtaggcggtttcggacgcaCTTTAAGTAGACACACGTCCGCATCTCGCAAGAATTAGTACGTCACCCAGGTAATTTTCGCCTACTCTTTTTGCTTTGGACATACTTATTCGCTTGCCTACTGCTTTTCCCCTACTAaatagtagagaagtaggcggtttcggacgcagccgatgtttattttgatatttgacgATAATGGCGCTTTGCTCTGGTCCAGATCCAGATTACGTTCCTCATGAAGTAGCGGCGCGCGCGCGACCAAGTATAGCTGCACAGCCCACTACACAATTTCTCCAGCAGGCTGCTGTATGCTCGTCTGGCTTTTTGCAATGTATATGCGGGTTGTTTTGAACGAGCTGTAAAACAGAGACATTTCCGGGGACAGAACACCAAAAACCGGGACTGTCCCCGGAAAATGGGAACGTCTGGTCACCCTATTTTTGAAACAGTTCTGACCAAGTCCAACTCCGCTCCACATTTGGATTGACAGCCGTCACAACCTACTAGTGACCGTGTTTACTCCTTTCTTTTCAACCATTGGATAGGATTTTAAAAAACGGCTGTTGTATTTGTGTAAGGCGGGATGTTACTTCTGTCGAAGCGCTGTTAAATATAGGTGAAAAACTACGCagcaaaaagaataaataaaatactttcttAAAAAGGCAAAAGAACGCATGCACGTTTTCTtagtattataattaaaaaccaACAGACTTATGAAAATGCGGGACATTTTCTCAATATGCGACGTGCGGGACAAGGAGTGAAAATGctacggtgagtcatgtcatcttCTCCTGTTATTGTTACTTGCACTGCAAATGCAGAGAAATAGACAGGCTGATGGAGATGATTTCATAACTAGAGACaagcatccaaactttaatcgaggacaGTAAGAATGCTgctttggatgcgactagctcaGCAAGCCCCGTTCATTATTCGGTTCTGGCTGTAGAGCCTGTGCAGCAGGGCAACTGGGTGACTGTGAGACAGCAAAACACTGCTGTTCCGTTCTGATTAGAACATCAAACACGTTCTCTCCACTCAGTGATGCACCCACtaagaatcctgttgaaagtgccctagttattggagATTATATTACACAGAACGTGAacatagagacaccagccaccatagtcacatgtttgccgggagccagagcacctgacatcaaagcaaatttaaataaaagtgctggctaatacTGAGAGTAAATACtgtaagattattattattgcactAATGATGTTCAACTTCGCCATtcagagatcactaaaattaacattaaagaggtgtgtgaactcacaAGTATGATGTCAGACACTGTAATATGCTCTGGCCCCCTCCCTATTCGCCAGATTGAAGAGATACTTAGCAATCTGTtgtcactcaatggctggctatctaaggctatgttcagactgtcagtccaaatccgattatttgtgtatccaaatggaatctgatctaaaattattgactgtccacattgtgtatcgcagctgttcagatccgatttgtgtgtccatgccGCTCTTTTGTTTTCC includes:
- the cabz01093075.1 gene encoding C-C chemokine receptor type 5 isoform X1, which gives rise to MIRSYLSSQLPFFARKVRGQHQLSHFKNTSGSLNMNSTAALLRTTAQPQWTEMVTNSTLDLNDHASSNSSVNGQSAEEPYTDVPYDYSDYYNNENLDSHSCVYGKHGAIFIPVLYSLFFVVGFLGNTLVIWVVLLGVKMRSMTDICLLNLAIADLLLVSSLPFLAHYARDQWIFGNVMCTMVLSVYYIGFYSGIFFIVLMSVDRYLAVVHAVFALRVRTRTYGILASMVIWIIAVFASFPELKYLKTTDLNNHSFCTHYPTNDQSSYHSSKINCIFKMNAIGLIIPLIVIGFCYSMILKRLLTVRSSRRQAMRLVIVVMVVFFCCWAPYNLTAFVKALELKGYIPVSCDSSKAINLSLQITEVLAYSHSCLNPILYVFVGEKFRRHLFRLLYRTPFSRLQFMKSYIMQATGSVYSQTTSMDERSAAV
- the cabz01093075.1 gene encoding C-C chemokine receptor type 5 isoform X2 produces the protein MSQNKSECHRWFAPQIDAHNAHSKNTSGSLNMNSTAALLRTTAQPQWTEMVTNSTLDLNDHASSNSSVNGQSAEEPYTDVPYDYSDYYNNENLDSHSCVYGKHGAIFIPVLYSLFFVVGFLGNTLVIWVVLLGVKMRSMTDICLLNLAIADLLLVSSLPFLAHYARDQWIFGNVMCTMVLSVYYIGFYSGIFFIVLMSVDRYLAVVHAVFALRVRTRTYGILASMVIWIIAVFASFPELKYLKTTDLNNHSFCTHYPTNDQSSYHSSKINCIFKMNAIGLIIPLIVIGFCYSMILKRLLTVRSSRRQAMRLVIVVMVVFFCCWAPYNLTAFVKALELKGYIPVSCDSSKAINLSLQITEVLAYSHSCLNPILYVFVGEKFRRHLFRLLYRTPFSRLQFMKSYIMQATGSVYSQTTSMDERSAAV